Proteins encoded by one window of Sphaerodactylus townsendi isolate TG3544 linkage group LG04, MPM_Stown_v2.3, whole genome shotgun sequence:
- the RPL3L gene encoding 60S ribosomal protein L3-like yields MSHRKFSAPRHGHLGFLPHKRSRRHRGKVKTWPKDDPSKPVHLTAFLGYKAGMTHILREVHRPGLKVSKREEVEAVTIIETPPLVVVGLVGYIETPRGLRNLKTIFAEHISEECRRRFYKNWHKSKKKAFTKYCKKWQDETGKKQLEKDFAAMKKYCKVIRVIVHTQMRLLSLRQKKAHVMEIQLNGGTVADKVDWAHEKLEKQVPVHSVFSQNEMIDVIGVTKGHGMKGVTSRWHTKKLPRKTHKGLRKVACIGAWHPARVGYSIARAGQKGYHHRTELNKKIYRIGRGIHIEDGKVVKNNASTNYDTTEKTITPLGGFPQYGEVKNDFLMLKGCVVGTKKRVLTLRKSLLVHTSRKALEPIELKFIDTTSKFGHGHFQTAQEKRAFMGPQKKHLPKGKPEAQEEL; encoded by the exons ATG tcTCATCGGAAGTTTTCGGCTCCCAGACATGGCCACCTGGGTTTTCTCCCTCACAAGAGGAGCCGGCGTCACCGTGGGAAGGTGAAGACGTGGCCCAAAGACGACCCCAGCAAACCCGTCCACTTGACTGCCTTCTTGGGCTACAAAGCTGGCATGACTCATATCCTACGGGAAGTTCACCGGCCAGGGCTAA AGGTCTCTAAGAGGGAGGAAGTGGAAGCGGTTACCATAATAGAAACCCCACCTCTTGTGGTGGTCGGACTGGTGGGCTACATCGAGACCCCCCGAGGGCTGAGGAATCTCAAGACCATTTTTGCGGAACACATCAGCGAAGAGTGCAGGAGACGTTTCTACAAGAACTG gCATAAGAGCAAGAAGAAGGCCTTTACCAAGTACTGCAAAAAGTGGCAGGATGAAACCGGGAAGAAGCAGCTGGAGAAGGACTTTGCTGCCATGAAGAAGTACTGCAAGGTCATCCGTGTCATTGTGCACACGCAG ATGAGGCTTCTGTCACTGCGTCAGAAGAAGGCCCACGTGATGGAGATCCAGCTGAATGGAGGCACCGTGGCTGACAAAGTGGACTGGGCGCACGAGAAGCTGGAGAAGCAGGTCCCGGTACACTCGGTCTTCAGCCAGAATGAGATGATTGATGTTATCGGTGTCACCAAAGGGCACGGAATGAAAG GGGTGACAAGCCGTTGGCACACCAAGAAACTCCCGAGAAAAACTCACAAAGGCCTGCGCAAAGTGGCTTGCATTGGAGCGTGGCATCCTGCCCGAGTGGGCTACTCCATTGCCCGGGCCGGCCAGAAGGGCTACCATCACCGCACCGAACTCAATAAGAAG ATTTACCGTATCGGTCGTGGGATCCACATAGAAGATGGCAAAGTGGTGAAGAATAACGCGTCCACCAATTACGACACAACAGAGAAAACCATCACTCCCTTG GGTGGATTCCCTCAGTACGGAGAAGTCAAGAATGATTTTTTGATGCTGAAGGGCTGCGTGGTTGGCACCAAAAAGCGGGTCTTGACTTTGCGCAAG TCACTCTTGGTGCACACCAGCCGGAAAGCCCTGGAACCCATTGAGCTGAAATTCATTGACACCACTTCGAAGTTTGGCCATGGCCATTTCCAGACGGCCCAAGAGAAGCGAGCTTTCATG GGCCCCCAGAAGAAGCACCTGCCGAAAGGGAAGCCGGAAGCCCAGGAGGAATTGTAA
- the NDUFB10 gene encoding NADH dehydrogenase [ubiquinone] 1 beta subcomplex subunit 10, with translation MPEQPDRDVPGEPPRRTPAPNPLSAIPNPLDLVLKIFNYTVDAPVTAWRDFIERQHAKHKLYYYHRNFRRVPDLTECLEEDYACFFEAEMQWERDMKVDQEIINIVQANLTACSHREGENRIQNCAKEFQQFKDAAKAYQIKYGDLGAFGNGRKCLMKQKHRMIAERKAAKAATEAPH, from the exons atgcctGAACAGCCGGACCGGGACGTGCCCGGGGAGCCCCCGCGCCGCACGCCGGCCCCCAACCCTCTGTCGGCCATCCCCAACCCCCTCGACCTGGTCCTGAAGATATTTAACTACACGGTCGACGCGCCGGTGACTGCATGGAGGG ACTTTATTGAGCGCCAGCACGCAAAGCACAAATTGTACTATTACCACCGGAACTTCCGCCGTGTTCCAGACCTCACAGAGTGCTTGGAAGAGGACTATGCTTGCTTCTTTGAAGCTGAGATGCAGTGGGAGAGAGACAT GAAAGTTGATCAAGAAATTATAAACATTGTCCAGGCGAACTTAACAGCTTGTTCACATCGTGAAGGAGAGAACAGAATCCAGAACTGTGCAAAGGAATTTCAGCAGTTTAAAGATGCAGCCAAAGCCTATCAGATCAAAT ATGGGGATCTAGGAGCCTTTGGAAATGGTCGGAAATGCTTGATGAAACAAAAGCATCGTATGATTGCAGAAAGGAAGGCGGCCAAGGCAGCCACTGAAGCCCCCCACTGA
- the RPS2 gene encoding 40S ribosomal protein S2 gives MADDAGAAGGAGGAGGGGGGPARGGFRGGFGSGGRGRGRGRGRGRGRGRGARGGKAEEKEWIPVTKLGRLVKDLKIKSLEEIYLFSLPIKESEIIDHFLGPSLKDEVLKIMPVQKQTRAGQRTRFKAFVAIGDYNGHVGLGVKCSKEVATAIRGAIILAKLSIVPVRRGYWGNKIGKPHTVPCKVTGRCGSVLVRLIPAPRGTGIVSAPVPKKLLMMAGIDDCYTSARGCTATLGNFAKATFDAISKTYSYLTPDLWKETVFTKSPYQEFTDHLAKTHASRVSVQRTQAAAVATT, from the exons ATGGCGGATGACGCCGGTGCAGCgggaggggcaggaggagccggtggtggtggtggtggacccGCCAGAGGGGGCTTCCGGGGAGGCTTTGGCAGTGGTGGGCGAGGCCGTGGACGGGGGCGTGGAAGAGGCCGTGGACGGGGCCGCGGGGCCCGTGGTGGAAAAGCTGAAGAGAAGGAA TGGATTCCAGTCACTAAGCTCGGCCGCCTAGTCAAGGACCTGAAAATCAAGTCTCTGGAAGAGATCTACCTCTTTTCGCTTCCGATCAAG GAGTCGGAGATCATCGACCATTTCCTGGGCCCTTCGTTGAAGGATGAAGTTCTGAAAATCATGCCTGTCCAGAAGCAAACCCGGGCTGGGCAGCGCACCAGGTTCAAG gcCTTTGTTGCCATCGGTGACTACAACGGCCATGTTGGTCTCGGAGTCAAATGCTCCAAGGAGGTTGCCACGGCGATCCGAGGGGCCATCATCTTGGCTAAGCTGTCCATCGTGCCAGTGAGGCGAGGCTACTGGGGTAACAAGATCGGCAAGCCCCACACCGTGCCGTGCAAG gtgacGGGTCGCTGTGGGTCTGTCCTGGTGCGCCTCATCCCTGCGCCACGCGGCACTGGGATTGTGTCTGCCCCCGTTCCCAAGAAACTGCTGATGATGGCTGGCATTGACGACTGCTATACCTCTGCCAGAGGATGCACTGCTACCCTGGGCAACTTTG CGAAGGCCACCTTTGATGCCATCTCAAAGACCTACAGTTACCTGACCCCGGACCTTTGGAAGGAGACCGTGTTCACCAAGTCTCCCTACCAG gaGTTCACTGACCACCTGGCCAAGACCCACGCCAGCAGAGTCTCTGTGCAGAGGACCCAGGCGGCTGCTGTGGCAACCACCTAA